Below is a genomic region from Gemmatimonadales bacterium.
GTGCAGCACCGCACCCAGGAACCCACCCTTGAGGCCGGGCGCCGCGCCCTGCGACAGCGCGAGCCCGTGGTGGAACGCAGCGGCCGCCGTCCCGATCAGCAGGCCGAAGAACGCCCCGTGGCCCGTGGCCCGGCGCCAGAACATCCCCAGCAGGAACGTCGCGAACAGCGGCGCGTTGACGAACGCGAAGACGAGCTGGAGCATGTCCATGATGTTGTTGAACCGCGTCGTGGCGTACGCCGCGGCCACGCTGAGGAGGATCCCGACCACCGTGGCCACGTGACCCATCCGCAGGTAGTGCCGGTCCGGCTGCCCCGGCCGGATGTACGACTGGTAGATGTCGAAGGTCCACACGGTGTTGAACGCCGTGACGTTCCCGGCCATGCCCGACATGAACGACGCCATGAGCGCGGTGAGGCCGAGGCCCAGCAGACCCGACGGCAGGTAGTGCGCGAGCATCACGGGGACCGCGAGGTTGTAGTTCGGCGTCCCGTCGCTGCCGATCGGGAGCAGTCCTCCGCCGGTCTCGTGCAGCGCGATGGCGATCATCCCCGGCAGGATCACGAGCGCGGGGAACAACATCTTCGGGAACGCCGCGATCAGGGGCGTGCGGCGCGCGGCGGTCATCGAGTCGGCGGCCATGGCCCGCTGGACGACCAGGAAGTCCGTACACCAATAGCCGAACGACAGCACGAACCCCAACCCCATCGCCATGCCGAACCACTCGACGCCCATGGGGTTGGCGCTGGCCGCATCCAGGTGACGCCACGAGTCGGACCAGGCGCCGGCGGCGTACCCGGCGTTCGTCGCGACGGTATCGAGCTTCGCGGTCAGCCCGTCCCAGCCGCCCACGTCCCTGAGACCGAGGAGCACCAGCGGGAGGAAGCCCAGGACGATGAGGAAGAACTGCAGCACCTCGTTGTAGATCGCGGACGTCAGGCCGCCGAGGAAGATGTAGGCCAGGACGATGACGGCCGACAGCACCACGCTGGTGTGGAAGCTCCACCCGAGCACGAGCTCGAGCAGCTTCGCGAGCGCGTACATCGAGATGCCCGAGGAGAACACCGTCATCACGGCGAAGGTGATCGCGTTGAAGCCCCGGGTCTTCTCGTCGAACCGCAGCTTGAGGTACTCCGGCACGGAGCGCGCACGCGAGCCGTAGTAGAACGGCATCATGAAGATCCCGACGAACACCATGGCGGGGATCGCGCCGACCCAGTAGAAGTGGCTCGTCATCATCCCGTACTTGGCGCCCGAAGCCGCCATCCCGATCACTTCCTGCGCGCCGAGGTTCGCGGAGAGGAACGCGAGCCCGGCGATCCATGCCGGGATAGAGCGTCCCGAGAGGAAGAAATCCTCGCTGCTCCTGACGTATCGCCGCAGCACCCAGCCGATGCCGAGCACGAAGGCGAAGTAGACGAGCAGGATGGCGTAGTCGATCGCGCCGAGGTGGATCTGCTGCACGGGCGGTGCTCTCGGAAAATGGTCCGTACGAGGGACGCGCTGCACGCCGCCCTGCCCCGGTCTCGGTTCGCCGGGAGCGTCGCGACGCCCAGGACATACAGCCTTGTGGCACCGGGACGCAAGCCGGGAGTCAGCCCGCGCTGGCCGAAGGGCGGCCGCTGCTCTACTATTTCGCCGAGGTTGATCGACGCCGGCGGCGAGGCGGTCGGCGATTCGCCATCCACGTCGGGGCCCGACTCCAGACTCCGGAGAGGTACATGCTTCGCTGCGCTCGCTTCCTTGTGCCTGTCGTCGCCGCTACCGCGCTC
It encodes:
- a CDS encoding sodium:solute symporter family protein yields the protein MQQIHLGAIDYAILLVYFAFVLGIGWVLRRYVRSSEDFFLSGRSIPAWIAGLAFLSANLGAQEVIGMAASGAKYGMMTSHFYWVGAIPAMVFVGIFMMPFYYGSRARSVPEYLKLRFDEKTRGFNAITFAVMTVFSSGISMYALAKLLELVLGWSFHTSVVLSAVIVLAYIFLGGLTSAIYNEVLQFFLIVLGFLPLVLLGLRDVGGWDGLTAKLDTVATNAGYAAGAWSDSWRHLDAASANPMGVEWFGMAMGLGFVLSFGYWCTDFLVVQRAMAADSMTAARRTPLIAAFPKMLFPALVILPGMIAIALHETGGGLLPIGSDGTPNYNLAVPVMLAHYLPSGLLGLGLTALMASFMSGMAGNVTAFNTVWTFDIYQSYIRPGQPDRHYLRMGHVATVVGILLSVAAAYATTRFNNIMDMLQLVFAFVNAPLFATFLLGMFWRRATGHGAFFGLLIGTAAAAFHHGLALSQGAAPGLKGGFLGAVLHTYPSEMAQNFWTAIYAWTACFVATIVISLVTARNKSDDDLKGLVYALTPRLTDRELPWYKRPATLGVVVLGFTLVLNVIFW